One Mangifera indica cultivar Alphonso chromosome 4, CATAS_Mindica_2.1, whole genome shotgun sequence genomic region harbors:
- the LOC123212907 gene encoding aquaporin PIP2-7-like → MSKEVSEEGQTHHRKDYVDPPPAPLLDLGEVKLWSFYRALIAEFVATLLFLYVTIATVIGHKKQHDACDGVGLLGIAWAFGGMIFVLVYCTAGISGGHINPAVTFGLFLARKVSLIRALAYMIAQCLGAICGVGLVKAFMKHSYNSLRGGANTVAPGYSKGTALGAEIIGTFMLVYTVFSATDPKRSARDSHVPVLAPLPIGFAVFIVHLATIPITGTGINPARSFGAAVIYNNDKAWDDQWIFWVGPFVGALAAAAYHQYILRAAAIKALGSFRSNPSN, encoded by the exons atgtcTAAGGAAGTGAGTGAAGAAGGGCAAACTCACCACAGAAAGGACTATGTGGATCCACCACCAGCTCCTCTTCTTGACCTTGGTGAGGTCAAGCTCTGGTCTTTCTACAGAGCTCTTATCGCTGAGTTTGTCGCCACTCTCCTCTTCCTTTACGTTACCATTGCCACCGTTATCGGCCATAAGAAACAACATGACGCATGTGATGGAGTCGGTCTTTTGGGTATTGCATGGGCCTTTGGTGGCATGATATTTGTCCTTGTTTACTGCACTGCTGGTATTTCTG gCGGCCACATTAACCCTGCAGTTACATTTGGGTTGTTCTTGGCCAGAAAGGTGTCTCTAATCAGGGCTTTGGCATACATGATCGCTCAGTGTTTGGGAGCTATTTGTGGCGTTGGGTTGGTGAAGGCTTTCATGAAGCACTCGTACAACTCTCTCCGCGGCGGTGCAAACACCGTGGCTCCCGGCTACAGCAAGGGCACTGCTTTGGGCGCTGAGATTATTGGTACCTTTATGCTTGTCTACACTGTCTTCTCCGCCACTGACCCCAAAAGAAGCGCTCGTGACTCACACGTGCCT GTTTTGGCTCCTCTCCCAATTGGGTTCGCTGTGTTCATTGTTCACTTGGCCACAATCCCCATCACGGGAACTGGCATCAATCCCGCTAGGAGTTTCGGTGCTGCTGTCATTTACAACAATGATAAAGCCTGGGATGATCAA TGGATCTTCTGGGTTGGGCCATTCGTCGGAGCACTGGCTGCAGCGGCATACCACCAGTACATTCTGAGAGCGGCTGCTATCAAGGCATTGGGATCATTCCGCAGCAACCCTTCCaactaa